The following coding sequences lie in one Spinacia oleracea cultivar Varoflay chromosome 1, BTI_SOV_V1, whole genome shotgun sequence genomic window:
- the LOC110796694 gene encoding pectinesterase 1-like, with product MVRQLRNILAGFLLVNVIFTTTAQTEIPAKKADINTWFKNVVKPVSLQKGKLDQNLVEAESDGVEIIEVRQDGTGKFKTISDAVKHVKIGNTKRVIIKIGPGEYREKVKVDRFKAYVTFYGTDPKNMPTITFSGTASEYGTVDSATLIVMSDYFVATNIIVSNSAPRPSGKKKGQQAVALRITGDKASFYNCKFIGFQDTVCDDKGKHFFKDCYIEGTVDFIFGEAKTLYLNTELHVLSGDLEAFIVAHARKNPSVDAGYSFVHCPVTGTGGHGYLGRPWYGESITVFSYCDISNVIKPAGWDDHYNPASRKVIYFGEYKNTGPGAILTKRVPYTKKLTEVEAKPFINLKYIDAEKWLLPPPKL from the exons atggtGAGACAACTTAGAAATATTTTGGCAGGTTTTCTTCTTGTCAATGTAATTTTTACTACAACCGCACAAACTGAAATTCCAGCCAAAAAAGCGGATATTAATACTTGGTTCAAAAATGTAGTCAAGCCAGTAAG CCTACAAAAAGGAAAATTAGATCAGAATTTAGTGGAAGCAGAGAGCGATGGAGTAGAAATTATTGAAGTTAGACAAGATGGAACGGGAAAATTTAAGACAATATCTGATGCTGTAAAGCATGTTAAGATAGGAAACACTAAACGTGTAATTATAAAAATTGGACCAGGTGAATATAGGGAAAAAGTGAAAGTCGATAGATTTAAGGCATATGTGACGTTTTATGGAACAGATCCTAAGAACATGCCAACTATAACATTTTCTGGTACAGCTAGTGAATATGGGACAGTAGACAGTGCAACCTTGATTGTAATGTCCGATTACTTTGTTGCTACAAATATAATTGTTTCG AACTCTGCTCCAAGGCCATCTGGCAAGAAGAAGGGACAACAAGCTGTTGCATTGAGAATAACTGGTGATAAAGCATCATTTTATAACTGTAAATTTATAGGATTTCAAGACACTGTTTGTGATGACAAAGGAAAACATTTCTTCAAGGATTGCTATATTGAAGGAACTGTTGATTTTATATTTGGGGAAGCCAAAACTCTATATTTG AATACTGAGCTTCATGTTCTTTCGGGAGATCTTGAAGCGTTTATTGTTGCTCACGCAAGGAAAAATCCAAGTGTAGATGCTGGATACTCATTTGTCCATTGTCCGGTGACTGGAACAGGTGGTCATGGATACTTAGGCAGGCCATGGTATGGAGAATCAATTACTGTATTCTCGTATTGTGACATAAGTAATGTCATCAAACCCGCGGGTTGGGATGACCACTACAATCCAGCATCAAGAAA GGTTATATACTTTGGAGAGTACAAGAACACAGGTCCTGGTGCAATACTTACTAAAAGGGTTCCATACACCAAAAAATTGACAGAAGTAGAGGCTAAACCATTCATCAATTTAAAATATATTGATGCGGAAAAATGGTTACTTCCACCTCCAAAGTTGTGA